One stretch of Halobaculum marinum DNA includes these proteins:
- a CDS encoding branched-chain amino acid ABC transporter permease: protein MGISETYTRGRELAVERPFVLVVAAVVALLALDIVRQLAAPGGLTNAQLATYLWDGLVVGLSIGLAGVGLSMTYSILNFANFGHGDYVTTGAFTGWAVTWLIAGAGQFDFATLLFIGSVSTTELGVSMLSTPLAIIVGLVVAAGAAIVLSLAIDRVVYKPMRDQEGIALLIASIGVALALRYTIYIVFGQRTRGLTDAQSVPEVAFPVGGGETLALGGHEITLVVIAAALMLGVHLLLQTTKLGKAMRAMADNEDLARVTGIPTERVVRFTWIIGGGLAGAGGFLIALERGAMNFQFGWILLLLIFAAVILGGIGSIYGAMFGGITMGLAQNLSLVWIPSEFSTVAAFGVMILVLLFKPEGLFSGVTTA from the coding sequence ATGGGCATTAGCGAAACGTACACACGCGGCAGGGAACTCGCCGTCGAGAGACCGTTCGTCCTCGTCGTCGCGGCCGTCGTCGCGCTGTTGGCGCTGGACATCGTCCGCCAGCTCGCGGCACCTGGTGGGCTGACGAACGCCCAACTGGCCACGTACCTCTGGGACGGCCTCGTCGTCGGCCTCTCCATCGGCCTGGCCGGCGTCGGGCTCTCGATGACGTACAGTATTCTGAACTTCGCGAACTTCGGCCACGGAGACTACGTCACCACCGGGGCGTTCACCGGCTGGGCCGTGACGTGGCTGATCGCGGGCGCGGGCCAGTTCGACTTCGCCACGCTCCTGTTCATCGGCTCGGTGTCGACGACGGAGTTGGGCGTGTCGATGCTGTCGACGCCGCTCGCGATCATCGTGGGACTCGTCGTCGCCGCGGGCGCGGCTATCGTGCTGTCGCTCGCGATCGACCGAGTCGTCTACAAACCGATGCGCGACCAGGAGGGGATCGCCCTCCTCATCGCGTCTATCGGCGTCGCGCTGGCGCTGCGCTACACCATCTACATCGTCTTCGGACAGCGCACCCGCGGGCTCACCGACGCCCAGTCGGTGCCCGAGGTCGCGTTCCCGGTCGGCGGCGGCGAGACGCTCGCCCTCGGCGGCCACGAGATCACGCTCGTCGTGATCGCCGCGGCGCTCATGTTGGGCGTCCACCTCCTGCTCCAGACGACGAAACTGGGCAAGGCGATGCGCGCGATGGCCGACAACGAGGACCTCGCACGCGTCACCGGGATCCCGACCGAGCGGGTCGTCCGCTTCACGTGGATCATCGGCGGCGGCCTCGCGGGCGCGGGCGGCTTCCTCATCGCGCTCGAACGCGGCGCGATGAACTTCCAGTTCGGCTGGATCCTCCTGCTCCTCATCTTCGCGGCCGTCATCCTCGGCGGCATCGGCTCCATCTACGGCGCCATGTTCGGCGGCATCACGATGGGACTCGCACAGAACCTCTCGCTGGTGTGGATCCCCAGCGAGTTCTCCACGGTCGCCGCCTTCGGCGTCATGATCCTCGTGCTGCTGTTCAAGCCGGAGGGACTGTTCTCCGGGGTGACCACCGCATGA
- a CDS encoding succinate dehydrogenase/fumarate reductase iron-sulfur subunit, with translation MSTQVPETETETETEAETEVEHGEPLAPAQQERMRKKAEGRAEREERAKQEAEERANAEDDTYHLKVFRFDPEVEGKQEPRFDDFHVPYKKGMTVLDALIYARDTFDSSLTFRHSCRQAICGSDALFVNGSQRLGCKTQLSDLDEPVRVEPLPHADVEKDLVVDMEHFYDQMESVEPYFDADELPDGELEEQRQTRENREKVKMSTRCIWCGACMSSCNIAAGNNEYLGPAAINKAYRFAMDEREGEDRKQHRLNILEQENGVWRCQTQFSCTEVCPKDIPLTEHIQELKREAVKSNLKFW, from the coding sequence ATGAGCACGCAAGTTCCAGAGACCGAGACGGAGACGGAGACCGAGGCAGAGACGGAGGTCGAGCACGGCGAGCCGCTCGCGCCGGCCCAACAAGAGCGCATGCGCAAGAAGGCAGAGGGCCGCGCCGAGCGCGAAGAGCGCGCCAAGCAGGAGGCCGAAGAGCGCGCCAACGCCGAGGACGACACATACCACCTCAAGGTGTTCCGCTTCGACCCCGAGGTCGAAGGGAAGCAAGAGCCGCGCTTCGACGACTTCCACGTCCCGTACAAGAAGGGGATGACCGTCCTCGACGCGCTCATCTACGCCCGCGACACGTTCGACTCCTCGCTCACGTTCCGGCACTCCTGCCGGCAGGCGATCTGCGGGTCGGACGCGTTGTTCGTCAACGGCTCTCAGCGACTCGGCTGCAAGACCCAGCTGTCGGACCTCGACGAGCCGGTGCGCGTCGAGCCGCTCCCGCACGCCGACGTCGAGAAGGACCTGGTCGTCGACATGGAGCACTTCTACGACCAGATGGAGTCCGTCGAGCCGTACTTCGACGCCGACGAACTCCCCGACGGCGAGTTGGAGGAGCAGCGCCAGACGCGGGAGAACCGCGAGAAGGTGAAGATGTCCACCCGGTGTATCTGGTGTGGCGCCTGTATGTCCTCGTGCAACATCGCCGCGGGCAACAACGAGTACCTCGGCCCCGCCGCCATCAACAAGGCGTACCGCTTCGCCATGGACGAGCGCGAGGGCGAGGACCGCAAGCAGCACCGCCTCAACATCCTCGAACAGGAGAACGGCGTCTGGCGCTGTCAGACCCAGTTCTCGTGCACCGAGGTGTGCCCGAAGGACATCCCGCTCACCGAGCACATCCAGGAACTCAAGCGGGAGGCCGTCAAGAGCAACCTGAAGTTCTGGTAG
- a CDS encoding ABC transporter ATP-binding protein: MSTDTEPTTDETSAAGGDEVAAAAQGTRDAENHPLVVEDLRKTFGGITAVDGASFSVAEGSLTGLIGPNGAGKSTTFNCITGVHTPTSGSVTFRGNDITGMAPHEIAQQGLVRTFQIARELPDMTVLENMMLAPKGQSGERLSYSLLPGLRDQVVAQEEELLDRAWQQLEFFEIDHLAEEYAGTLSGGQRKLLEMARALMTDPDMVLLDEPLAGVNPTLEEKLLDRIHELREMGNTFLFVEHDMDVIMDNCEHVIVMHQGKVLAEGTPEQVTSDDRVVEAYLGGDV, from the coding sequence ATGAGCACCGACACCGAACCCACGACAGACGAGACGAGCGCCGCCGGCGGCGACGAGGTCGCGGCGGCCGCACAGGGCACCCGCGACGCGGAGAACCACCCGCTGGTCGTCGAAGACCTGCGCAAGACGTTCGGCGGCATCACCGCCGTCGACGGGGCGAGCTTCTCCGTCGCGGAGGGGTCACTCACGGGCCTGATCGGTCCCAACGGCGCCGGGAAGTCGACGACGTTCAACTGCATCACGGGCGTCCACACCCCCACGTCGGGGTCGGTGACGTTCCGCGGCAACGACATCACCGGGATGGCGCCCCACGAAATCGCCCAACAGGGCCTCGTGCGGACGTTCCAGATCGCTCGCGAACTCCCCGACATGACCGTGTTGGAGAACATGATGCTCGCACCGAAGGGGCAGTCGGGCGAGCGCCTCAGCTACTCGCTGTTGCCCGGCCTCCGCGACCAGGTGGTCGCACAGGAGGAGGAACTGCTTGACCGCGCCTGGCAGCAGTTGGAGTTCTTCGAGATCGACCACCTCGCAGAGGAGTACGCGGGGACGCTATCGGGCGGCCAGCGGAAACTGCTGGAGATGGCACGCGCGCTGATGACCGACCCCGACATGGTGCTGCTCGACGAACCGCTCGCCGGGGTGAACCCGACGCTGGAAGAGAAACTGCTGGACCGCATCCACGAACTCCGCGAGATGGGGAACACGTTCCTGTTCGTGGAGCACGACATGGACGTCATCATGGACAACTGCGAACACGTCATCGTCATGCACCAAGGGAAGGTGCTCGCGGAGGGCACCCCCGAACAGGTGACCAGCGACGACCGCGTCGTCGAGGCGTACCTCGGAGGTGACGTATGA
- a CDS encoding branched-chain amino acid ABC transporter permease → MSSPTETADASTSGAGDGSREIPGWTPYREWFRDQWAQGGAVAWGTALGHLLVGLLVFSLVVGFDMSSLPIGGSLVWLVYLTVTVAVLYAATAPPAEPYVAWLDERWMESDADKLLIILGHVVVVFFVFAVALGLPFNGLAGALGSVFFFTAVYAMMVLALNLHWGYAGIFNIGIAGFMAVGVYVMAILSTPVDAGATGVPGLGLPLPIGILGGMIAAAVVGLVAALPALRLRADYFAIVTVALSEIIRLTLNSRALQEFTVAGVTTGTGGATGKTMPGNPLRLLFYESFDPGAGPALLGSVLFPLFEGLRIELIPPNSALVGVVPLPAFTLDLAVEPPVIVNWAYVVVLTGFVALFYVLLVRTGNSPFGRVLKAIREDEVVAKSLGKDTNRFKIVAFMFGCGLMGLGGILWQGSQGFTNPNAFRPIITFYIWVALIIGGAGSNTGSVLGGALFAGLIWEGPVYVRRVVTNFVDFGDTPSTFPAAIGPFVEGEVLPFLAYMLGNVSALRFVLVGVILVVLMQTRPEGLLGHRKEEAAAIPLGRPTRRAEGGTDTDGGDQ, encoded by the coding sequence ATGAGTTCACCCACGGAGACTGCGGACGCGAGCACCTCGGGCGCCGGTGACGGCTCCCGAGAGATCCCCGGGTGGACGCCGTACCGCGAGTGGTTCCGCGACCAGTGGGCGCAGGGCGGCGCCGTCGCGTGGGGCACCGCGCTTGGCCACCTGCTCGTCGGCCTGCTCGTGTTCTCGCTGGTCGTCGGCTTCGACATGTCGTCGCTGCCGATCGGCGGCAGTCTCGTCTGGCTCGTCTACCTGACCGTCACCGTCGCCGTGCTGTACGCCGCGACGGCGCCGCCGGCCGAGCCGTACGTCGCGTGGCTCGACGAGCGGTGGATGGAGTCAGACGCGGACAAACTGCTGATCATCCTCGGCCACGTCGTCGTCGTCTTCTTCGTGTTTGCGGTCGCGCTCGGTCTCCCGTTCAACGGGCTGGCGGGCGCGCTCGGCTCGGTGTTCTTCTTCACCGCCGTGTACGCGATGATGGTGCTGGCCTTGAACCTCCACTGGGGATACGCCGGCATCTTCAACATCGGCATCGCGGGCTTCATGGCCGTCGGTGTGTACGTGATGGCCATCCTCTCGACGCCCGTCGACGCCGGGGCGACCGGCGTCCCGGGGTTGGGGCTACCGCTCCCGATCGGCATCCTCGGCGGGATGATCGCGGCGGCGGTCGTCGGCCTCGTCGCGGCGCTGCCGGCGCTGCGCCTGCGCGCCGACTACTTCGCCATCGTCACCGTCGCGCTGTCTGAGATCATCCGGCTGACGCTCAACTCACGGGCGCTCCAGGAGTTCACCGTCGCGGGGGTCACCACCGGCACCGGCGGGGCGACCGGCAAGACGATGCCGGGCAACCCGCTGCGGCTGCTGTTCTACGAGAGCTTCGACCCCGGCGCGGGGCCGGCGTTGCTCGGATCGGTGCTGTTCCCGCTGTTCGAGGGGCTGCGGATCGAGTTGATCCCGCCGAACTCGGCCCTCGTCGGCGTCGTCCCGCTGCCGGCGTTCACGCTCGACCTCGCGGTCGAGCCGCCCGTGATCGTCAACTGGGCGTACGTCGTCGTGCTCACCGGCTTCGTGGCGCTGTTCTACGTCCTGCTGGTGCGCACGGGCAATTCGCCGTTCGGCCGCGTCCTCAAGGCGATCCGCGAGGACGAGGTCGTCGCGAAGTCGCTCGGGAAGGACACGAACCGCTTCAAGATCGTCGCGTTCATGTTCGGCTGTGGGCTGATGGGGCTGGGCGGCATCCTCTGGCAGGGGAGTCAGGGGTTCACCAACCCGAACGCCTTCCGGCCGATCATCACGTTCTACATCTGGGTCGCGCTCATCATCGGGGGCGCCGGCTCGAACACCGGCAGCGTGCTCGGCGGCGCGCTGTTCGCCGGCCTCATCTGGGAGGGTCCGGTGTACGTGCGCCGTGTCGTCACCAACTTCGTCGACTTCGGCGACACGCCGTCGACGTTCCCGGCGGCCATCGGGCCGTTCGTCGAGGGCGAAGTGTTGCCGTTCCTCGCGTACATGCTCGGCAACGTCTCTGCGCTGCGGTTCGTCCTCGTCGGCGTGATCCTCGTGGTGCTGATGCAGACCCGGCCGGAGGGGCTGCTCGGCCACCGCAAGGAAGAGGCGGCGGCAATCCCCCTCGGCCGGCCGACGCGCCGCGCCGAGGGCGGCACCGACACGGACGGAGGTGACCAATGA
- a CDS encoding VOC family protein, with translation MDPHISIVTLGVDDLATATSFYEDGLGLPRHDGDDDGDIVFFDLRGTWLALYLREELAADAGVEAAGEGFSGVTLAHNVDSEARVDEVLAAAERAGATVQKRAAATDWGGYSGYFADPDGHLWEVAYAPGFSPGP, from the coding sequence ATGGACCCGCACATCAGTATCGTCACGCTCGGCGTCGACGACCTCGCGACCGCGACGTCGTTCTACGAGGACGGACTCGGCCTGCCGAGACACGACGGCGACGATGACGGCGACATCGTGTTCTTCGACCTTCGGGGGACGTGGCTCGCGCTGTACCTGCGCGAAGAACTGGCTGCCGACGCCGGCGTCGAGGCCGCCGGGGAGGGGTTCTCGGGGGTCACACTCGCCCACAACGTCGACAGCGAGGCGCGCGTCGACGAGGTGCTCGCGGCGGCCGAGCGCGCGGGGGCGACGGTGCAGAAGCGTGCCGCAGCGACCGACTGGGGCGGGTACAGTGGGTACTTCGCCGACCCTGACGGTCACCTGTGGGAAGTCGCGTACGCGCCGGGCTTCTCGCCCGGACCCTGA
- a CDS encoding TrmB family transcriptional regulator yields MATTQADAVDTERQTPMTQLPEGVSSPRAKLVYLYLATHGAVCEDDLCDGLAMKRISLYSILKTLREGGHVEKADGRYALA; encoded by the coding sequence ATGGCTACGACGCAGGCGGACGCAGTCGACACCGAACGGCAGACGCCGATGACACAACTACCGGAGGGCGTCTCCTCCCCCCGTGCGAAGTTGGTGTATCTCTACCTCGCGACCCACGGTGCGGTGTGTGAGGACGACCTCTGTGACGGCCTCGCGATGAAGCGCATCTCTCTGTACTCCATCCTGAAGACGCTGCGCGAGGGCGGCCACGTCGAGAAGGCCGACGGTCGCTACGCACTGGCGTAG
- a CDS encoding GNAT family N-acetyltransferase has product MTTGTDDGGESVVVDRGTVDDVDATADLWVELARGQRAHGTHLLAAPNRDSAADAVAHAVVSGGLLVARDEVADGQVIGFVTFGRESGRYRQDVERGTIYNLYVRDPYRDAGVGARLLTAAEAALANEGADIVSLEAMAANDDARRFYERHGYTEHRVELEKPLDGAESDSD; this is encoded by the coding sequence ATGACCACAGGGACCGACGACGGGGGGGAGTCCGTCGTCGTCGACCGCGGCACCGTCGATGACGTCGACGCGACCGCCGACCTGTGGGTAGAACTCGCTCGCGGCCAGCGCGCGCACGGGACGCACCTCCTTGCCGCCCCCAACCGCGACTCCGCCGCCGACGCGGTCGCACACGCCGTCGTCTCCGGCGGCCTGCTCGTCGCGCGCGACGAGGTGGCAGACGGGCAGGTGATCGGGTTCGTCACCTTCGGCCGCGAGTCGGGCCGGTACCGACAGGACGTCGAACGCGGCACCATCTACAACCTCTACGTTCGTGACCCGTACCGCGACGCCGGCGTCGGGGCACGACTGTTGACTGCCGCGGAGGCGGCGCTGGCGAACGAGGGGGCGGACATCGTGTCGCTGGAGGCGATGGCCGCCAACGACGACGCACGACGGTTCTACGAGCGGCACGGCTACACCGAACACCGCGTCGAGTTGGAGAAACCACTCGACGGGGCAGAAAGCGATAGCGATTAA
- a CDS encoding DUF7563 family protein produces MVRVNRLGTGGSTDCLHCGTHVTQRFARVFGDENGNVHRCQACDSSPRLSRGSAAGKSVDTHVDPLDQPTRNSGARVGAVETEGGDGR; encoded by the coding sequence GTGGTCCGCGTGAACCGTCTCGGTACCGGCGGTTCGACCGACTGCCTGCACTGCGGAACTCACGTCACCCAGCGCTTCGCTCGCGTCTTCGGGGACGAAAACGGTAACGTCCATCGCTGTCAGGCCTGCGACTCCTCTCCTCGACTCAGCCGAGGATCCGCCGCAGGGAAGTCTGTCGACACGCACGTCGATCCGCTGGACCAGCCAACTCGGAACAGTGGTGCGCGGGTCGGGGCCGTCGAGACCGAGGGAGGTGACGGACGGTGA
- a CDS encoding minichromosome maintenance protein MCM yields MNGKNDGIERLGRWLRNEHMDALAELAQQYPNESRTFALDWHDLARWDESLADRLLGAPDDTLEEIEEAIRVVDLPVDLSMSRVNVRVHNLPESSTFVVGELDPTEHVGELVALEGQVTQRTGVSPKVTEGAFECLRCGTMTYVPQPPYGNIRQPNNCQGCEEGGFFRLNEGQSSFEDYQKIRLQQPPETAMGDTEHIDVHWTDDITGEGDLESGGRLTVVGKFSSVWTGKVVFDTTIHGNQYIPEEEAGADYSDERFDAVVEDVVDSPDPLERLCQSFAPNFEAAGPRDKQVVRALVLQLIGGWAKTGPDGRRHRGDSHIYLLGDPGVGKTVLLQAAFGVVPRGAMTDGTGASEAGLTAAIVKNDFSDEQWSIAAGTLVRANGGLAVVDELDKGDTSDLDALHTALESQTVHVDKAGKNASLPAETALLAAGNPTGGHFDPTKDFAEQVDFQSPLLSRFDLILRMQAREDYDLILQVAEKMTRARTAAAKYELGEELTPEERGAIEGDLSAEELSAYIARAKEVKPRIRSEEVEREVSAWFAETKTSLPERYTDAMGDGDYDGPPLPITARKQVALMRLAEASARARLDDTVRMHDIDRVKPLIERSLADIGIAPKNASAFGGGDAEGVDAGSVGL; encoded by the coding sequence ATGAACGGGAAGAACGACGGCATCGAACGCCTCGGGCGGTGGCTACGGAACGAGCACATGGACGCGCTGGCGGAGTTGGCCCAGCAGTACCCGAACGAGTCGCGGACGTTCGCGCTCGACTGGCACGACCTCGCTCGCTGGGACGAGTCGCTGGCCGACCGGCTGCTGGGCGCTCCCGACGACACGCTCGAGGAGATCGAGGAGGCGATCCGGGTCGTGGACCTCCCGGTCGACCTGTCGATGTCGCGAGTGAACGTCCGAGTCCACAACCTGCCGGAGTCGTCGACGTTCGTCGTGGGGGAACTCGACCCGACGGAGCACGTGGGCGAACTGGTGGCGCTCGAGGGCCAGGTGACCCAGCGGACGGGTGTGAGCCCGAAGGTGACCGAAGGCGCGTTCGAGTGTCTTCGGTGCGGGACCATGACGTACGTCCCGCAACCGCCGTACGGGAACATCCGCCAGCCGAACAACTGCCAGGGATGCGAAGAAGGGGGCTTCTTCCGGCTGAACGAGGGCCAGTCGTCGTTCGAGGACTACCAGAAGATACGGCTACAACAGCCGCCAGAGACGGCGATGGGCGACACCGAGCACATCGACGTGCACTGGACCGACGACATCACCGGCGAGGGCGACCTCGAGTCGGGCGGGCGGCTCACCGTCGTCGGGAAGTTCTCGAGTGTGTGGACGGGGAAGGTCGTGTTCGACACGACGATCCACGGGAACCAGTACATCCCGGAGGAGGAGGCGGGAGCCGACTACTCCGACGAGCGGTTCGACGCGGTCGTCGAGGACGTCGTCGACTCGCCGGACCCACTCGAACGACTCTGCCAGTCGTTCGCGCCGAACTTCGAGGCGGCGGGCCCCCGCGACAAACAGGTCGTGCGGGCGCTCGTCCTCCAACTGATCGGCGGGTGGGCGAAGACCGGCCCCGACGGTCGCCGGCACCGCGGCGACTCACACATCTACCTGCTGGGCGACCCTGGCGTCGGGAAGACCGTGCTGCTACAGGCGGCGTTCGGCGTCGTGCCTCGAGGAGCCATGACCGACGGGACGGGTGCGAGCGAGGCAGGGCTGACCGCGGCGATCGTGAAGAACGACTTCTCGGACGAGCAGTGGTCGATCGCGGCCGGCACGCTGGTTCGAGCGAACGGCGGGCTCGCGGTTGTCGACGAGTTGGACAAGGGCGACACGTCGGACCTCGACGCGCTCCACACGGCGCTCGAGTCCCAGACGGTGCACGTCGACAAGGCGGGAAAGAACGCCTCCCTGCCGGCGGAGACGGCGCTGCTGGCGGCGGGGAACCCGACGGGCGGGCACTTCGACCCGACGAAGGACTTCGCCGAGCAGGTCGACTTTCAGTCGCCGCTGCTGTCGCGGTTCGACCTGATCCTGCGGATGCAAGCACGGGAGGACTACGACCTGATCCTACAGGTCGCCGAGAAGATGACGCGCGCCCGGACGGCGGCGGCGAAGTACGAGCTGGGCGAGGAACTCACGCCGGAGGAACGCGGCGCGATCGAGGGCGACCTCTCGGCGGAGGAGCTGTCGGCGTACATCGCGCGAGCGAAAGAGGTGAAGCCGCGCATCCGCTCGGAGGAGGTCGAACGCGAGGTTTCCGCGTGGTTCGCCGAGACGAAGACCTCGCTCCCGGAGCGCTACACGGACGCGATGGGCGACGGTGACTACGACGGGCCGCCGCTACCGATTACGGCACGGAAACAAGTCGCGTTGATGCGGCTGGCGGAGGCGTCAGCTCGAGCACGGCTCGACGACACCGTGCGGATGCACGACATCGACCGCGTGAAGCCGCTGATCGAGCGGTCGCTGGCGGACATCGGGATCGCTCCAAAGAACGCGAGCGCCTTTGGCGGGGGCGACGCGGAGGGCGTGGACGCGGGAAGTGTGGGCCTGTGA
- a CDS encoding FAD-binding protein: MYEHDVIVVGAGGAGLRAAIAAQEEGADVAIVSKLHPVRSHTGAAEGGINAALREGDSWQDHAYDTMKGSDYLGDAPAIETLCKDSPKEVIQLEHWGMAFSREDDGRVSQRPFGGLSFPRTTYAGAETGHQLLHTMYEQLVKRGITVYDEWYVSDLAVTDEERPEDRTCHGVVAYDIQSGELSGFRAKEGVILATGGLGQVFDHTTNAVSNTGDGVAMAYRAGVPIEDMEFIQFHPTSLPSTGVLISEGVRGEGGILYNSEGERFMFEYGYASNAGELASRDVVARAELSEVNEGRGIDDEYVHLDMRHLGDERITDRLENILHLAKDFEGVDGLKEPMPVKPGQHYAMGGIETDENGETCIGGLYAAGECACASVHGSNRLGGNALPELIVFGKRAGQHAAGKDLGTAKIETGQQGEYELGEVDTPVEPGEVEPAGDAVADGGVAADTGSMSGHDVVEHAVKRERNRVQTLMDRDEGVQHAEIRSAVQKSMTQHVNVFREEEGLKQALEDIAEARERYRDVFVKDPSRTFNTDLIQTIETRNILDTAEAITLGALARKEFRGAHWRAEAQERKDDEWLKHTMLSWNDGTPELWYKPVILEGEDKEYEPKIRSY; the protein is encoded by the coding sequence ATGTACGAACACGACGTTATCGTGGTCGGCGCCGGCGGCGCGGGACTCCGCGCAGCTATCGCCGCCCAGGAGGAGGGCGCGGACGTTGCGATCGTCTCGAAGCTGCACCCGGTGCGGAGCCACACGGGCGCGGCCGAAGGCGGGATCAACGCCGCCCTGCGCGAGGGCGACTCGTGGCAGGACCACGCCTACGACACGATGAAGGGCTCGGACTACCTCGGCGACGCGCCCGCCATCGAGACGCTCTGTAAGGACTCCCCGAAGGAGGTCATCCAGCTGGAGCACTGGGGGATGGCGTTCTCCCGTGAGGACGACGGGCGCGTCTCGCAGCGACCGTTCGGCGGCCTCTCGTTCCCGCGGACGACGTACGCGGGCGCCGAGACCGGTCACCAGCTGCTCCACACGATGTACGAACAGCTCGTCAAGCGCGGGATCACCGTGTACGACGAGTGGTACGTCTCGGACCTCGCGGTCACCGACGAGGAGCGCCCCGAGGACCGCACCTGCCACGGCGTCGTCGCCTACGACATCCAGAGCGGCGAGCTGTCGGGCTTCCGCGCCAAAGAGGGCGTCATCCTCGCGACCGGCGGCCTCGGCCAGGTGTTCGACCACACCACCAACGCCGTCTCCAACACCGGCGACGGCGTCGCGATGGCCTACCGCGCGGGTGTCCCCATCGAGGACATGGAGTTCATCCAGTTCCACCCGACCAGCCTGCCCAGCACGGGCGTCCTCATCTCCGAGGGTGTCCGCGGCGAGGGCGGCATCCTCTATAACAGCGAGGGTGAGCGCTTCATGTTCGAGTACGGCTACGCCAGCAACGCCGGCGAACTCGCCTCGCGCGACGTCGTCGCCCGCGCCGAACTGAGCGAGGTCAACGAGGGGCGCGGCATCGACGACGAGTACGTCCACCTCGACATGCGCCACCTCGGCGACGAGCGCATCACCGACCGGTTGGAGAACATCCTCCACCTCGCGAAGGACTTCGAGGGCGTCGACGGGCTGAAGGAGCCGATGCCCGTCAAGCCCGGCCAGCACTACGCCATGGGCGGCATCGAGACCGACGAGAACGGCGAGACGTGCATCGGCGGCCTGTACGCCGCCGGCGAGTGCGCCTGCGCGTCCGTCCACGGGTCGAACCGCCTCGGCGGCAACGCCCTGCCGGAGCTCATCGTCTTCGGGAAGCGCGCCGGCCAGCACGCCGCGGGGAAGGACCTCGGCACCGCGAAGATCGAGACCGGCCAGCAGGGCGAGTACGAACTCGGCGAGGTCGACACGCCCGTCGAACCCGGCGAGGTCGAACCCGCCGGCGACGCCGTCGCCGACGGCGGCGTCGCGGCTGACACCGGCTCGATGTCGGGTCACGACGTCGTCGAGCACGCCGTCAAGCGCGAGCGCAATCGCGTCCAGACGCTGATGGACCGCGACGAAGGCGTCCAGCACGCCGAGATCCGCTCGGCGGTGCAGAAGTCCATGACGCAGCACGTGAACGTGTTCCGCGAGGAGGAGGGCCTCAAGCAGGCGCTGGAGGACATCGCGGAGGCACGCGAGCGCTACCGCGACGTGTTCGTGAAGGACCCGTCGCGCACGTTCAACACGGACCTCATCCAGACCATCGAGACGCGCAACATCCTCGACACCGCGGAGGCCATCACGCTCGGCGCGCTCGCGCGCAAGGAGTTCCGCGGCGCCCACTGGCGCGCGGAGGCCCAAGAGCGCAAGGACGACGAGTGGCTCAAGCACACGATGCTGTCGTGGAACGACGGCACGCCGGAACTGTGGTACAAGCCGGTCATCCTCGAGGGCGAGGACAAAGAGTACGAGCCGAAGATCCGGTCGTACTGA
- a CDS encoding ABC transporter ATP-binding protein — protein MSAEGEATETVEAEQTAGATRAADAALPEESLLRVRDLDAGYGDLQILTDVDMDVGDGEYVTIVGPNGAGKSTVMKSVFGLTTYMGGVVEFDGEQIHGRSPDEIIHEGIGYVPQNENVFESLTVRENLEMGAYILDEVPEDQIEWVYERFPILRERSDQRAGTMSGGQRQMLAMGRALMLDPDLLLLDEPSAGLAPDLVQEMFDRIDRINDDGTAILMVEQNAKEALRRCDRGYVLVNGENAYVDTGDALLHDEQVRKDFLGG, from the coding sequence ATGAGCGCAGAGGGCGAGGCGACGGAGACGGTGGAGGCCGAGCAGACGGCGGGCGCGACGCGCGCCGCCGACGCCGCGCTCCCGGAGGAGAGCCTCCTCCGCGTGCGTGACCTGGACGCCGGCTACGGCGACCTCCAGATCCTCACCGACGTCGACATGGACGTCGGCGACGGCGAGTACGTCACCATCGTCGGCCCGAACGGCGCCGGCAAGTCGACCGTGATGAAGTCCGTCTTCGGGCTGACGACGTACATGGGCGGCGTCGTCGAGTTCGACGGCGAGCAGATCCACGGCCGCTCGCCCGACGAGATCATCCACGAGGGCATCGGCTACGTCCCGCAGAACGAGAACGTGTTCGAGAGTCTCACCGTGCGCGAGAACCTCGAGATGGGTGCGTACATCCTCGACGAGGTGCCCGAAGACCAGATCGAGTGGGTGTACGAGCGGTTCCCGATTCTCCGGGAGCGCTCGGACCAGCGCGCCGGCACGATGTCCGGCGGCCAACGCCAGATGCTCGCGATGGGACGGGCACTGATGCTCGACCCCGACCTCCTCTTACTCGACGAGCCGTCGGCGGGCCTCGCGCCCGACCTCGTCCAGGAGATGTTCGACCGCATCGACCGCATCAACGACGACGGCACGGCCATCCTCATGGTCGAGCAGAACGCCAAGGAGGCGCTGCGCCGCTGTGACCGCGGCTACGTGCTCGTGAACGGCGAGAACGCTTACGTCGACACCGGGGACGCGCTCCTGCACGACGAGCAGGTCCGCAAGGACTTCCTCGGCGGGTAG